The genomic segment AGGATGGCGATCAACAGCACCTTGCTGAAGGAAGCGATCTTGATGGTAAGGGGTGTGGAAAGGTCCGTCGCCTCGGAGATCATTTCAGAGATGCGCCCCGTTTCGGTTTTGTTGCCGGTGGCGACAACCACCGCCTGCGCCTGTCCGTAAGTGACCAGTGTTCCCGCGTAAGCCATGTTGCGCCGGTCGGCCAGAATCGTTTCGGGGTCCAGCACCTCTTCCTTTTTGATGACGGGTACGGATTCTCCGGTGAGCGCGGATTCGTCCACCTGCAAGTCGCGGCAAGACAGCAGACGGACATCGGCGGGAACCTTATCGCCGGACTGGATGCGGATGATGTCCCCGGCGACCAGATGGATCGAGTCGATCTGCATCCACTTGCCGTCGCGCAAAACCGTAGCCTGCGTGGTCATCATCCGCTTGAGGGATTCAATGGCCTTTTCTGCCTTCGATTCCTGAACAAACCCGATGACGGCGTTGACGATGACGACGCCGAAAATAACGGACGAATCCGCCCATTCCCGCAAAAGCAGTGTGATGAGGGCGGCGGCCAGCAAAATATAGACCAGCGGTTGGCGAAATTGCAGCAGAAACCGGGCGAGCGGCCCTTTCTGCTTTTTGGCCGTGACCATATTGAGGCCGAAACGTTCGATGCGATGTTTTGCTTCAAACAGCGAAAGCCCGCGATCCGGATGCGTGGTTAAAAGTGTTGTGACTTCTTCGGCCGGACAGTGATGCCAGTGTTTGCAGATTAACGACTCCATCGCGTTGACTCCTGAAAAAAAGCAGCTTAAAAAACGAAACGCCCGAATAAACTTTGCTATGTTGAAGAACTTCGAGAGTACTGATGAAAACGATCCATGCCAATGACCTGGACGCCATTGACGGCCTTAATATAAACGAGATAAATGAATTGTCAAACGGAATCGGATCGGCATCAGGCCATCCGTTCATAGAGCGGCGGCGATGCGGATGTCATCCGATGATGCCCGGCAAGACTGTCAACAAGGTCATCCATAAAGCTTCCCGCATTTTGCGCCTAAAATCTTTTTGACACACAAGAGGTCTTCTAATATTATTTCGTGCCACGAAGCAGGTGGAAACAGGAAGATGTTGAAATCAGGTGTATTTCGGCGGGCATTTGGTGTTGCGCTTTACCCGTCAAAGAAGTTGTTGCTTTTTTTGCAACATGCAGGCTTATTGACAGCAATAGAGCTATGGAAACTTTTTCTTTAATTACAGATTTTATCCCGTCGGGCGATCAGCCGCAGGCTATTGATGCATTAACGCAGGGGCTGGCTGACGGCAAAGAACATCAGGTGCTGCTGGGCGTTACCGGCTCCGGAAAAACCTTCACGATTGCCAATGTCATTTTGCGTGCGCAGCGGACGGCGCTGATTATCGCACATAACAAAACACTGGCCGCGCAGCTGTATGAAGAATTCAAAGGCCTCTTTCCCGATAATGCCGTGGAATACTTTGTCAGTTATTATGACTACTACCAGCCCGAAGCTTATCTGCCCACAACGGATACCTATATCGAAAAAGATTCGGCCATCAATGAGGAAATCGACAAACTGCGCCATGCGGCGACTCACGCGCTCCTGACGCGCCGTGACGTCATCATTGTAGCCAGCGTTTCCTGCATTTACGGTCTGGGGTCGCCGGAAGCCTATCTGGGCATGATTGTGCAGCTGGAGGTGGGGAAGGATGTTTCCCGCGAGGACATGCTGCACCGGCTGATTGAAATCCAGTATGAACGAAACGACATTGATTTTCACCGCGGCACATTTCGCGTGCGCGGCGATGTCGTGGAAATCTTTCCGCCTTATGAAGACGAACAGGCCATCCGCGTGGAATTCTTCGGCGATACGATTGAAGCGATTTATCTGATTGACCCGTTGCGCGGGAAGAAGCTTGGCTCGCTTACCAGGACAGCCGTCTATCCGGGCAGCCATTACGTCACCACGCGCGAGAATCTCAAACGGGCGACCGCCGACATCCGCGCGGAACTGGCGCAGACCCTGTCCAGATATAAAGAACAGAATATGCTGCTGGAAGCACAACGGCTGGAACAGCGCACAAATTTTGATCTGGAAATGATGGAAGAGATGGGCTACTGCCAGGGCATTGAAAATTATTCCCGCCATCTGACCGGCCGCAAACCCGGCGAACCGCCGCCGACGCTCATGGAATATCTGCCGAAAGACGCCCTGATTATTATTGATGAGAGCCACGCCACGCTGCCGCAGGTGGCCGGTATGTATCGCGGCGACCGGTCGCGCAAGGAAACGCTTGTGAAATACGGCTTCCGTCTGCCTTCGGCATTGGATAACCGCCCGCTGCGGTTTGAAGAATACGAAGCGCTGCCCAATCAGCGGATTTATATCTCGGCGACGCCGGCCGCCTTTGAAATGGAAAAAGCGCATGGCATCCGCGTGGAACAAATTATCCGTCCGACAGGTCTGATGGATCCGGAAATAGAAATCAAACCCGCCGTGCATCAAGTGGACGACCTGCTGGAAGAAATCCGTCTCCGCGTTAAGAAAGAGGAAAGAATTCTGGTGACCACGCTGACCAAACGCATGGCGGAGAATTTAACAGACTATTACACCGGCCTGGGCATCCGCGTGCGTTATCTGCATTCCGATATTCATACGCTGGAGCGCGTCAGCATCATCCGTGATCTACGCCTGGGAGAGTTCGATGTGCTGGTCGGCGTCAATCTCTTAAGAGAAGGTCTGGATATCCCCGAAGTGTCGCTGGTGGCGATTCTTGACGCGGACAAGGAAGGGTTTTTGCGTTCCGAACGATCACTGATTCAAACCAGCGGCCGCGCCGCGCGCAACGTCGGCGGCAAGGTCATCATGTATGCCGACAAAATAACAAAATCTATTCAGGCCTGTCTTGACGAAACCAGACGCCGCCGGATTATTCAGGCCAAATATAATGAAGAAAACAACATCACCCCCGAAACCATCAAAAAATCGATCAGTAATATCCTGGGTTCAATTTACGAAGCCGACTACATGACCGTACCGATAGATGCCGGAGGCCGGGCCATTCCGGCGAAAGAGGAAGATCTGCCCGCTCTCATTAAAAATCTGACGGCGGAAATGAAGCAGGCCGCGAAAAATCTGGAATTCGAAAAAGCCGCAGCCCTGCGTGATGAAATCAAAGAGCTGAACAAAATTCTCCTGGAGATGGGATAGCAATCAGGCCAGGATGGTTTTTGTTTTGATCACGCAAACCTGCTGCGTCTGATTGGCGGGAAAGCCCAGGATGTGCTGGATAATATCGATGGGACGGACGGAGCCGGTCTGGGCATGGCGCAGGGTCATGGAGACTTTTTTCTCTTCGGCGTTTAACGTCAGCGCCTCGACAAAGGGGCGAATGTCGCGGGTGACGGTCTTTCCTTTGGCTTGCCGGGAAATCGGAAACGAGCTTGCGGCCCAAAAATTTTCCATGTTTTCTTTGATGCTCTTTAGTTTGTCTTCATTCACATCAGGCGGTAGAAGCAGGTCGTAGGCAAAGCCAAAAAGCGCCTGGGCCAACTCTTTTGCGACATAGGAAAGCAATTTGATATCTGTAATCTCCATGCCCGCGGGCAGGGCGGCGTTGATTTCTTTCTTCAGGCGGGGCAGGTCCTGCGGATACTCCAGGGCGGTGACATCCAGATATTCCTCAAGGCTGGCCATTCCCACCGATGTGGCGGTGGCAAACGAAATTTTCGGATGCGGATGAAAGCCTGCCGAGTAGCAAAGTGCAAGAGAACTCCGGCGCAGGGCGCGGGTTAAGGCCATGGCCAGTTCCAGATGGGATAAAAAGCGGGCGCGGCCGGTCTTGGTGAAGCTCAGGCGGTAAACTTTTTCACGGGCTGTCGTTGGTCCGGGTTTTACCGCCTCTGCCGCGTCTCCTGCATCCTTGTCCGAAAAAATATTTCTGGTGTCTGAAAAATCGCAGACCCCGCAGTCCTGACAGGCGTCGTACCGGCAATCCGGTGTGGCCGAATAATGATCGGCCTTTTCTTTTTCCGAAAGCAGGAAGTCACGGCTCACGCCGCAATCGATGTTGTCCCAGGGCAGGGGGTCGGCCGCTGCGCGTTCACGCAGGTAATCGTCGACGTTGATCCCTGTATCCTTTATGGCCTCCTGCCACAGATCAAAGCGGAATAATTCATTCCAGCCGTCAAAGCGGCAGCCTTTTTGATAGGCGCACAAAAGCAGGTCCCCGATTTTGTCATCGCCCCGGGAAAACAGGCCTTCCAGCAGAGACATCCGGGCGTCATGCCATTTGACGGTGATATTACGGTTTTTCATTCTGTCACGGATAAAATGCTGCCTGTCGTAGGTTTCCTCAAGCGACAGCTGCTTTTCCCACTGAAAGGGTGTGTGCGGCTTGGGAACAAAAGTCGAAAGGCTGATGGTGACCTGACCACGGTGGCGGGCCGCTCGCAGCGCCTGATAGCCCAGGTCAATGATGCCCGTAAGATCGCTTTCTTCTTCATGCGGCAGACCGATCATGAAATACAGTTTGATGGCTTTCCAGCCGGCGGCAAAGACTTTATCCACCGACTGAAGCAAATCGTCGGCGGTGTTGCCTTTGTTGATTACCTGACGCATTTTATCCGTCCCCGCTTCCGGCGCCAGGGTAAAACTGGTTTTGCGCGTGCGCTTGATTTCCTCGATCAGCGTCTCGCTCAGCGATTCGACGCGCAGGGACGGCAGGGCGAGGGCGACTCTTTCGGTATAATGTTTCTGCATCAGGTTCCGGATAAGCGGTTCAATACAACTGTAATCT from the Deltaproteobacteria bacterium HGW-Deltaproteobacteria-6 genome contains:
- a CDS encoding excinuclease ABC subunit B (The UvrABC repair system catalyzes the recognition and processing of DNA lesions. The beta-hairpin of the Uvr-B subunit is inserted between the strands, where it probes for the presence of a lesion); the encoded protein is METFSLITDFIPSGDQPQAIDALTQGLADGKEHQVLLGVTGSGKTFTIANVILRAQRTALIIAHNKTLAAQLYEEFKGLFPDNAVEYFVSYYDYYQPEAYLPTTDTYIEKDSAINEEIDKLRHAATHALLTRRDVIIVASVSCIYGLGSPEAYLGMIVQLEVGKDVSREDMLHRLIEIQYERNDIDFHRGTFRVRGDVVEIFPPYEDEQAIRVEFFGDTIEAIYLIDPLRGKKLGSLTRTAVYPGSHYVTTRENLKRATADIRAELAQTLSRYKEQNMLLEAQRLEQRTNFDLEMMEEMGYCQGIENYSRHLTGRKPGEPPPTLMEYLPKDALIIIDESHATLPQVAGMYRGDRSRKETLVKYGFRLPSALDNRPLRFEEYEALPNQRIYISATPAAFEMEKAHGIRVEQIIRPTGLMDPEIEIKPAVHQVDDLLEEIRLRVKKEERILVTTLTKRMAENLTDYYTGLGIRVRYLHSDIHTLERVSIIRDLRLGEFDVLVGVNLLREGLDIPEVSLVAILDADKEGFLRSERSLIQTSGRAARNVGGKVIMYADKITKSIQACLDETRRRRIIQAKYNEENNITPETIKKSISNILGSIYEADYMTVPIDAGGRAIPAKEEDLPALIKNLTAEMKQAAKNLEFEKAAALRDEIKELNKILLEMG
- a CDS encoding B12-binding domain-containing radical SAM protein, which encodes MTQDILDALLAGAEKPSRYIGAEVNSIHKADAGVRFLLAFPDTYEVGMSHLGLQILYAVLNALPDVAAERCFAPWPDRENQLRLRRLPLTSLESASLMTDFDIIGFSLQYELSYTNMLGMLDMGGIPLKSSDRLNHHPLIIAGGPCAFNPAPLAAFIDAFVIGEGEEVVAEITAAVRDSKKQKITRDAMLGKLANIEGIYVPAVHGKSTIIKKRKVIDLNAWPHPVAPVVPLMQTIHDRIVLEIARGCTRGCRFCQAGMLWRPYRERNAQLIADMANQALHATGHDEISLLSLSSGDYSCIEPLIRNLMQKHYTERVALALPSLRVESLSETLIEEIKRTRKTSFTLAPEAGTDKMRQVINKGNTADDLLQSVDKVFAAGWKAIKLYFMIGLPHEEESDLTGIIDLGYQALRAARHRGQVTISLSTFVPKPHTPFQWEKQLSLEETYDRQHFIRDRMKNRNITVKWHDARMSLLEGLFSRGDDKIGDLLLCAYQKGCRFDGWNELFRFDLWQEAIKDTGINVDDYLRERAAADPLPWDNIDCGVSRDFLLSEKEKADHYSATPDCRYDACQDCGVCDFSDTRNIFSDKDAGDAAEAVKPGPTTAREKVYRLSFTKTGRARFLSHLELAMALTRALRRSSLALCYSAGFHPHPKISFATATSVGMASLEEYLDVTALEYPQDLPRLKKEINAALPAGMEITDIKLLSYVAKELAQALFGFAYDLLLPPDVNEDKLKSIKENMENFWAASSFPISRQAKGKTVTRDIRPFVEALTLNAEEKKVSMTLRHAQTGSVRPIDIIQHILGFPANQTQQVCVIKTKTILA